In Exiguobacterium sp. 9-2, the genomic window TTCTTCTGCTTCGTCATAATCTGCTCCAATTGGCTCGAGGAAGATGTATGTCTTGCTCGAACGTGGGCTTTCATAACGCAGACGTTCTACGAATTCGAAATCATTTCCTTCGCCGTCCGGAATTACGTAACGTGTTGGCTCATTCTGTTGCATCAGTGATCCGCTCCTTTAACGCAAGCTCGAGTTCATCCCAAGTTTGCTCATCATTTTCATCGATCAGGCTCAATTCAAAATCATCTTCGCCTTCTCCATATTCATCGATCTCACAGATGATTAGATCATCCGCTCCTTCGTCAGGGTTACCGATCATTTCAAGAAATAGATAGGTTTTTCCTGTACGTTCACTTGAGTAACGGTACCATTCTTCGAAAAGATGTTCGCCGCCCTCTTCATCTGGAAAGAGATACTGACGTTTTTCTTCAGCCATCGGTTTCTCCCCCTTCATCGATTCGCCCGATCCAAATACGATTGCAGGATCATGACGGCAGCCATCTTATCGATGACTTGTTTTCGTTTCTTGCGGCTGACATCGGCATCGATCAGCATCCGTTCTGCTTGCATCGTCGTCAACCGTTCATCCATGAAGACGACTTCAAGCCCAGTATGCTGTTCGATTTCCTTCGCAAAGGCTTCACTCGCCTCCGCACGGGGACCGATGGAACCGTTCATGTTTTTCGGAAGACCAATGACTAGGATTTCGACATTGTATGTCTCCATGATGACATCGAGCCGTTTGAAGGCTTCTGGGTAATCCGGTTCCGTCCACTTGACCGTCTCGACACCTTGCGCCGTCCAGCCCATCAAGTCACTGACCGCTACCCCGATCGTCTTCGAACCGACGTCTAGTCCCATTGCACGTTTCATTTTGAATTTCCACTCTCCGCCAAATAAGATTTCACGAGTTCTTCGAGCAATTCGTCACGTTCAATCTTACGAATTAAGTTACGTGCGTCATTATGACGAGGAATGTAAGCAGGATCTCCAGATAGGAGATAGCCGACGATTTGGTTGATCGGATGATATCCTTTTTCTTCTAAAGCATGATAGACCGTCAACAACACATCCCGTGTCGCTGCTTTGTTATCGTCTTCTGGAAAGTTGAATTTCATCGTTTGATCCATCTGACTCACGTTCATCACCTCTTTCATATACACTACGTTTCTATTATGCCAGTGATTGCACGTATTGTGAAGCGTACGCGAGTGCTTCTTCTAATTTCGACGCATCTTTCCCACCAGCTTGAGCCATGTCAGGGCGACCGCCACCGCCACCACCGCAGCGTGTTGCGACTTCCTTGATCAATTTACCAGCATGATAGCCTTGGTCGATTAAATCTTTTGAAACGCTTGCGACGAGATTGACTTTTTCACCTTGCGCACTACCGAGAACAATGATTGCTGATCCGAGTGAGCTCTTCAACTCATCCATCATACCGCGAAGGGCATCCATATCTGAGACGTCGACACGTTTCGCAAGCACACGTACGCCGTTGATTTCCTCAACATCGTCCTTTAGTGAAGCAGCTTCGATGTTCGCAAGTTTTGCTTGCAACGATTCGTTCGCCCGTTCCGTCTCACGAAGTTGTTGTTGCAGTGCTTCGATACGGACCGGAACTTCCGTCGTTTTCGTTTTCAAGACAGCTGCTGCTTGTTCGAGTGTTTCTAAGTGTTGATTCATCACACGATACGCGCCTGCACCTGTCACGGCTTCGATCCGGCGTGTACCTGCACCGATCCCAGACTCTGAGACGATCTTGAACAGACCGATCTCTGCAGTGTTTCCGACGTGGATTCCGCCACACAATTCAATCGAGTATGTGCCTGCTGAGACGACACGGACCGTTTCCCCGTACTTCTCACCGAACAATGCCATCGCGCCTTTTGCTTTTGCATCAGCGATGTTCATCTCTTCGATATCAACCGGTAATGATGCCCAGATCGCTTGGTTGACGTCTTGTTCGATTTTTGTCAACTCTTCTTGTGTCACGGCACCGAAGTGTGAGAAGTCGAAGCGGAGACGTTCTGGAGAAACAAGTGATCCCGCTTGGTTGACGTGTGTTCCGAGCGTGTCTTTCAATGCTTTATGAAGCAAGTGTGTTGCTGTATGGTTTTTCGTGACGGCTTTACGTTCTGCTGCTTCGACGTTTGCAACGACATCCGCCGCTTCCGTTGCGATTCCTGTACGGACGATGACCGTATGCAAGTTTTGACCGTTTGGTGCCTTTTGAACATCTTTGACATCAAGAACGAAGTCTTTGCCTTCGATTGTTCCTGTATCCGCTACTTCACCACCACTTTCAGCGTAGAACGGCGTGATATCGAGAATGACTTGCGCTTCTTCACCAGCAGCCACTTCTGTGACTCGTTCTCCATCATGCAACAATGCGATGATTTTTGCATCCGCCTTAAGGTCGGTATAGCCGACGAACGTACTTTTATCTTTTAGTGTCGAGAGGACTTCCGATTGTTGTTGCATCGAACCGCTCTCTTCACGTGCTGCCCGCGCACGTTGACGTTGCGCGTCCATCGCTTGTTTGAAGCCTTCTTCATCAACAGACATCTGATGATCTTCCGCATACTCAACTGTCAATTCGAGTGGGAAACCATACGTGTCATACAGACGGAACGCATCTTCGCCACTGATGACGTGCTCACCGTTTGCTTTAGAATTCTGAGCCACCGTGTTCAAGATTGCAAGACCGTCATGAAGCGTCTCATGGAAACGTTCTTCTTCGTTTTTAATGACGCGTTTGATGAAGTCCGCTTTTTCCGGAACTTGTGGGTAGAAGTCAACCATGACGTTCCCGACCGTATCAACGAGTTCATACATGAACGGACGTTCGATCCCAAGCATTTTCGCATAACGAACCGCACGGCGTAGTAAACGACGAAGGACATATCCACGTCCTTCATTCGAAGGAAGAGCACCATCACCGATCGCAAATGATACAGTACGGATGTGGTCTGCGATGACTTTGAATGCTACATCAAGTTTCGAATCATCACGGTAGATCTTGCCGCTGATTTCTTCTGTCTTATGAATGATCGGCATGAACAGATCCGTATCGAAGTTCGTCGGCACGTCCTGCATGACACACGCCATCCGTTCGAGTCCCATCCCAGTATCGATGTTTTTACGCGGAAGTTCCGTGTAGTTGCCGTGTCCGTCGTGGTTGTACTGACTGAAGACGATATTCCAGATCTCGAGATAGCGTTCGTTTTCGCCACCTGGATAAAGTTCTGAATCGTTCGGATCGTCTCCGAAAGCTGGACCACGATCGAAGAAGATTTCCGTATTCGGACCAGATGGACCTTCACCGATTTCCCAGAAGTTATCTTCAAGCGGAATGATCCGCTCAGCCGGTACACCGAGTTCAAGCCAGATTTGACGCGCTGCATCATCTTCCGGATGAATCGTGACCGAAAGACGTTCTGGGTCAAGACCGTACCAGTCATCACTCGTCAAGAGTTCCCAACCCCATTTGATTGCATCTTCACGGAAGTAATCACCGACAGAGAAGTTTCCGAGCATCTCGAAGAACGTATGGTGACGCGCTGTTTTCCCGACGTTTTCGATATCGTTCGTCCGGATTGATTTTTGTGCGTTGACGATACGTGGATTATCAGGAATGACACGACCATCAAAATATTTCTTGAGTGTTGCAACACCCGAGTTGATCCACAAGAGCGATGGATCCTCGACCGGTACGAGCGAAGCACTCGGTTCGATCGCATGCCCTTTGCTTTGGAAGAAATCAAGATACATCTGACGGATTTGTGCACCCGTTAATGGTTTTAGAGCTTTCATGAACAGTTACCCCCATTGGTTTTATTTGGACGCAAAAAAGCGATGCTTTCATCCCTGAAAAGGGACGAAAGCATCGCTTCCGTGGTACCACCCTCGTTCGTAAGCAATCCATTGCCTACCTCGAACATCTGATAACGGGGATGACCCGCAGGTGTTTACACCCGACTCCGGAAGGAGCTTCAAAGGGACTCGAGAAAGTGATTGCAGCAGACTCACTTCTCTCTGGACTCGAGTTTTCCTTTTACTTATCTTCCATCAACGTGTTACGTCCATTCATCTATCGTGATTATTACCTATCGAACAGCATCCGTCAAGTCTTTGTCACCCCACCGAGTCGTTCGATCAATCGTGTTCGGCGCCGGGGTTCCTCTTCTTGCGACGCTTTATGGAACGCACGCGGATCACCGAATAATAACAAACTCGATTTTGCCCGAGTAACTGCCGTATAAATTAAATTTCGGGAATGTTTGAACGCCCCCGTGAAATAGACCGGCATCAAGACGATCGGAAACTCAGATCCTTGCGCTTTGTGGATCGTAATCGCATAGGCGTGCGTGAATTGATCCCAATCACTCCGGTTGTACTCGACCTCCGTCTGATCGAACCGGGCGATGATTTTATCGACTTTATCGACATTCTCTTTAGCGAAGAAGATATTGACGATTTCGCCGATATCTCCGTTATAGACGTTTTCTTCCGCATTGTTGACGAGCTGGAGAATCTTGTCCCCGGTCCGGTAAATCCGCGTCCCTTGTTTGACTTCCCGTTTCTTCGGTTCCTCCGGGTTATAGACGCGTTGCAAGGCGACATTCAATTCGTCGATCCCGACCTGACCACGGTAAGTCGGCGCGAGGACCTGTACATCGAATTTCGAGTAGCCTTTTGCGAGTGCTTTTTCCGCGAAGGCCGAGATGCCCCGTAACGTCTCTTGCGGAGACGCAGTATAGAAGCGGCGATCCGCAAGTGGTGATAACAAATCAGCAGACGTCGTCCGGTTCTTCAAATCGTGCGCAAGACGCAATATCGAAGAATCTTCTGCTTGACGATGGACGACGTTCAAACGGACGACGGGAATTCCTTCCGTATCCATCAAGTCTGCCAGCACCTGTCCTGGACCGACGGATGGCAATTGATCGCGGTCACCGACGAACAAGATCTTCATGCCATTCGGGACGGCGCGAAGCAAACTCGATAACAAGTAGATATCAATCATCGACGATTCATCGATGATCAGTACTTTTCCCGTGATCGGCTGATCCTCATTCAGTTGAAAGTTCGTTCCATCATACTTTAAGAGACGGTGAATCGTCATCGCCGGTACATCTGTTGCTTCCGATAGACGTTTAGCGGCACGTCCCGTCGGTGCAACAAGGACGTATGGATAGACATCCCCTGTCTTGACGCGACTCTTCTCAAGCGGCCAGTCATGAATTTCTTGCAACGCATGCAAAATTCCCTTGATGACAGTCGTCTTACCGGTACCCGGTCCACCAGTCAAGACCATCAGCGGCGCTTTGACCGCTAACTCGATCGCTTCTCGCTGTTGCGCAGCATATTCCATGCCGAACTGTTCTTCGAGGTGACCAATTGCTTCAAGGATCGTCGCGACATCGACTTCTTGTTCGGCACCGTTTGCCATGACGCGTGCTAGTTCCTTCGCCGCGCGGACTTCCGCATAAAAGATCGTCGGTAAATACAAGCAACCTTCTTCAAGCTTGACCTTATCTTCAGCGAGCAATAGTTCGATCGCTTGTTCTAGCCGCTCTCCCGGATCTTCCCCTAGCAGACGGGGTGCCCGTTGCAATAGCGAGTCGACCGTCGCGAAGGCATGTCCCTCGCCCGCTTCTTGTTCTAATATATGCATGATCGAAGCAGCGACACGCTCCGGGTGTAATCCGACAAGTCCGAGGTGCGCGGCAATATGATCGGCTGTCTTAAAGCCAATCCCGTTTACTTCATACATCAAGGAATACGGATTCTCCCGAATCCGTGCCATGGCGTCGCCCTCGTACGCGGCATAGATCTTTGCCGCCAGCTTCGGTGTGACATCAAACGGTGCTAAGAACAGCATCAACTGATCGACACCGTATAGCGTCGCGAGTCGATTCAATATGATGTCTGCTTGTTTTTGTTTTAACCCAGGCACCTGATTCAGTACCCGTTCATCCTTTAATATGAGATCCACTGCGTCTTCTCCAAGAGCATCGACGATATTTTTCGCTGTTTTCGGACCAATGCCGGTGAACGAACCATTCGTCAAGAAGCGGATCGTCGCATGTTTAGTCATCGGAACCGATCGGCGAATCAGCTCCGCCTTCAGTTGTTTTCCGAAGCGAGGATGATCAACGAGACGACCGAATGCTTGATACGTCCCTCCGAGTTCGATTCCGACTCCTGTACCCGTAATGACGAGCTCGGTCTCTTTTAATTCAAAGTTCTTTTCTTTGACGGCGACCAGTACAATGGAGTGTGCTTCCTCTTCAGAAGAAAAGAGCACACGTTTGACGCGCCCGACGACTTGATGGGGGTGCTCCATCACTCCACCTTCTTTCTCTCTTTTTCATTCGCTGCTTTCATCATAGCATTCGTTTACCGGATTTTAAATCAGGGAAAGATACCGTGAAACATTTCGTTAAGAGGAGGAGTTCAAGGATGGCACGTTTACCGATTGCAGGATTGTGTGAATTAGTACTTGAAGTCGAGGATATGGATCGCGCCCTTGGCTTTTGGAATGAGACACTTGGTATTCCGATTGTCGAGCAATGGGCACCTGAGGATGCTGAGCCGAGCAAAGAACAATCTAAACAAGATGGGGTCTGGGCAACGTGGCTCTACATTGGCGGCAACACCCGACTCGGTCTTTGGCTGAAACGGGACTTCACGATGGAAGAACGAACCGTTAAACATTTACCGGTCTCCGAATGGGATACGTTGTACGATGAAGGCGGAGTCCATGTCCATTGTGCCTTTTACGTTGAGAAGGACGAGTTCCAGCAAGCCTTAAATCAGCTTCGGGAAGCTTCAATCACCGTGAAGCTAAGAGAATGGGATGAACAGGAGACCTCGAACCAAAAAGAGTATTCCGCTTATTTCAAGGATACAGAAAATAACGTCATCGAACTGTATACGAAAAACATGGATGAAGCCTATGAAGACTTTTCCGGACCTCCGCTTCGTGTCATCCGTGAAGTCGGGAATTAAATACCATACAAAAAAGACGACTCCGCCTGGAATCGTCTTTTTTAGATCAATCTGCTTGTTTTAATAACGCATCCATCTTCGCTTTTGCATCTCGTGCAAGGGCGTGTTCCGGCTGATAGGCAAGAACGGCTTCAAGTTCTGCATAACAGGCTTCCTGTTGACCGAGGAAGGCAAGAGCAATCGCATAATTGTATCGTGCATCTGTATGCGTTTCGTCAAGCATCAAGACATGCTCGAACATCTCGACCGCTTCTTCCAACTTCTCGTTTTGCGCTAAGGCAAGTCCGTATTGGAACGAGATCTCGATATCGACACCGTTTAGTTCTGACGCGCGTTGTAAACGAGGTAAGCCGCGTACTGGATCACCGAGTTTTTGATACGTCATCCCTAGCATGAAATGGAGATCCGCGTCGTCAAGTCCGTACAATAACGCTGCGCGCAATGATTCCTCTGCTTCGACGAGTTGATCGGCAGCAAAGAACAGAGCGCCTTTCGCATAATAGGCACTCGCAAACGTATTATCAATCATCAGTGCCCGGTCATAAAAACGAAGGGCACGATCAGCGTCGTTCATCGATTGGAGTAATGTTCCAAGATTGACGTACGCCGTCGGATCTTTTGGGTTTTCTTCGATCGCATCATTAAAAGCTTGCGCTGCTAATTCATAATTTCCAGCTTCTAGATGCCGGAACCCTACTTCATTATAGTTCATCTTCTTTTGCTCCTTACGCTAAATAAGCGAGGCGTTCGCCTGCTTTATAAGCTGCATCGATTGTGGCACCACCGAGGCAGATGTCTCCATCATAGAACACGACCGCTTGTCCTGGTGTGATCGCCCGTTGACGTTCGTCAAACGAAACATCGAGTCCATCTTCAAGGACACGAACCGTGACGGCTGTGTCTTGTTGACGGTAACGGAATTTCGCTGTGCAACGGAATGTCTCACCGACTGGACGTTCAGATGTCCAACTGACATCTGAAGCAAGTAATCCTTCCGAATACAATAATTCGTTATGGAATCCTTGATCGACATAGAGAATGTTCTCTTTTAGGTTTTTTCCGACGACGAACCAAGGTTCTCCGTCGCCACCGATACCAAGCCCGTGGCGTTGCCCCATCGTATAGTACATCAATCCATCGTGACGACCCATGACGTTGCCGTCAAGCGTCCGCATCTCACCGGGTTGTGCCGGTAGGTATTGACCGAGGAACTGTTTAAAATTCCGCTCGCCAATGAAGCAAATACCGGTCGAGTCTTTTTTCTTAGCTGTTGCAAGGTTCGCTTCTTCTGCGATCCGGCGCACTTCTGATTTTTCCATGTGACCGATTGGGAACATCGCCTTCGCGATTTGCTCTTGCGACAATTGATTCAAGAAATATGTTTGATCCTTGTTTGCATCGACACCACGAAGCAATTTATGTTCTCCATCTTCATAGACAGCACGTGCATAATGACCTGTCGCGACGAAATCGGCACCAAGACGCATCGCGTGATCGAGGAAGGCTTTGAACTTGATTTCCTTGTTACACATGACGTCTGGATTCGGTGTCCGACCGAGTTTATATTCATCGAGGAAGTACGTGAAGACCTTATCCCAGTACTCTTTTTCAAAATTGACCGCATAATACGGAATGCCGATTTGATTGGCTACGGCGATGACGTCTTCATAATCTTCCGTCGCCGTACAAAAGCCGTTCTCATCCGTGTCATCCCAGTTTTTCATGAAGATCCCGATGACGTTATAGCCTTGCTCTTTTAATAAATGAGCCGTCACAGACGAATCGACACCGCCCGACATCCCAACGACGACTGTCGTTTCACTCGGGGCTTTCGCTCGTGTATTCATTCATTTCACCTCTTAGTTAATTCTGAAACGATTTTACGACATCTTGCAAGGCTTGTGCGAGTAGTTCGACTTGCGCGAGCTCATTTCCGTGACCAAAACTGATCCGAACCGATGCCCGTGTCCGTTCATCTTCACCATACATCGCCGACAAGACATGCGAAGGCTCGACGGATCCTGCCGTACATGCACTCCCGCTCGATACAGCCATCTGGCGCATATCAAGCATGATCAAGAACGGTTCGATTTCAATTTGCGGGAAGTAAAGATTGAGGACATTCGGCAATCCTTCAACACCGTTGACTTCGTAAGTGACGCCACTTTCATCCAAGCGTGTTAGCAAAACGCTACGCAGTTGTTTGATGTGGTCCTGCTGTTGATCGCGCTCTGCGATCATCAGTTCGAGCGCTTTCGCTAAACCGACGATTCCCGGTACGTTCTCCGTACCAGCGCGACGCTTGCGTTCCTGTTCTCCGCCATACGTCTGCGTCGCTAATTTCACACCTGTCCGTACATATAATAGCCCGATTCCTTTTGGACCATTGATTTTATGACCAGACGCGGATAAAAGATCGACCTGTAACGCTTCGACATCAATTGCTTGTTTTCCGAACACTTGCACCGCGTCCGTATGGAACAAAATACCGCGTTCCCGTAAGAATTGACCAATTGCCGCAATCGGCTGGATCGTCCCGACTTCATTGTTGCCGAACATGATCGAGACGAGTATCGTATCTTCCCGAACTGCTTCTTGTAAGGCAGTCAACGACACAACGCCAGACGACGGTACATCGAGATATGTGACATCATAGCCTTGCTTTTCAAGCTCTTCGAACGCACGGAGTACGGCATGATGCTCAAACCGTGTCGTAATGAGATGACGCCCTTTTTCACGCGCTACCTCAGCCGCACCGAAGATGGCGTAGTTATCCGACTCCGTTCCACCACTCGTGAAAATCAGTTCAGTTGGTTTCGCATTTAATTCTTGTGCGATCTGCCGACGTGCATTGTCGATCGCCGCCCGAGCAGAACGACCAGCCGCATGGACACTTGATGGATTGCCGTACTGTTCGAGCAAATAAGGCGTCATCGCCTCAAGGACTTCCGGACGCATCGGCGTCGTCGCCGAATGGTCAAAGTAATTCATTCGTATTCACCTCTCAAATATAGAACATGTATCCTGTATCGTCTTCTTCCGCTAAGTCTTGTAGTGTCGTTGAATCGAGTACTTGATCGACCGCTTGTTGGATTTTGTCCCAAAGTTTGCGTTTCGTGACCTCGTCACAAGCATCGACTTCGACGACGACGAGTGGTCCTTCAAGCAGGCGGATGATTTCACCCGCCGTAATGCTTTGTGCTTCACGACCGAGCTTATACCCGCCATAAGCGCCGCGAACACTTTTGACGAGACCCCCATTTCGAAGTGGTGCGATCAATTGCTCGAGGTAGTGCTCTGATAAATCATACATCTGGGCGATTTTTTTTAAGGACAATGGTTTTGATTCAGCTTCTTTCGCGAGTGCGATCATGATCGTCAGACCATATCGCCCTTTCGTTGAGATTTTCATCATGCGAAGGATCATCCTTTCTAGTATAGTAGTAGCTAAAAGTGGAAGGAGCGTATGTGTATGGCACATTTATTTGAATCCCAGTCTCCTGCCGGACCGCTCGCAAATCGGATGCGTCCGCAGAATCTGGATGAAATCGTCGGACAACGCCATCTAATCGGAGAGACGACGCTTTTGCGGCGCGCCATCTTAGCCGATCGTCTCGGAACCGTCATTTTTTACGGTCCACCGGGCACCGGTAAGACGACCCTCGCACGTGTCATTTCCAGTTATACGAAATCAGCATTCGAGCAATTGAATGCGGTCACGGCAAAACTGGAACAATTACGTGAGATTTTAAAAGCAGCCGAAGCTCGTCTTCAGTTCGAGGATCAAAAAACGATCCTCTTTCTCGATGAGATCCATCGGTTCAATAAGATGCAGCAAGACGCCTTACTGCCGGCACTTGAGGCGGGTACGATCACGTTGATCGGTGCGACGACTGAAAACCCGAGTTTTGAGGTCAACGCCGCTCTCTTATCGCGGGCAACAGTCTTTCGTTTTGAACCCCCGACGGCAGATGATTTACGGATCGTCCTCGATCGGACCCTGAAGGACACGGAGCGTGGTCTTGGCAAATATCCGATCACCATCACGGAGGACGCGATCGATCATTACGTCAAGTTGTCAGATGGCGATTACAGGGCATTATTGAATGCGCTCGAACTTGCCGTCTTAACGACACCGGAAATCGATGGTCAAATCACGATCGACCTCGCTGTCGCTGAGGAATCGATTCAGCAAAAGGCATTGAAGTATGATAAGGACGGCGATCGTCATTATGATGTCATCTCCGCCTTCATCAAATCGATTCGTGGTTCCGATCCCGACGCCGCGCTCTACTGGCTCGCCGTCATGATTGAAGCCGGTGAAAGTCCACGTTTCATCGTCCGTCGTCTCTATGTCCATGCGGCAGAAGACATCGGTCTATCTGATCCGCAAGCGTTATTGATGGTCGATGCTTGCGCGCGCGCGTGCGAATACGTTGGTTTCCCAGAAGCACGGATCCCGCTTGCTGAAACGGTCCTATATCTCGCGACAGCACCGAAATCGAATGCCGTCATCTCAGCCATTGACCAAGCATTGATGCTCGTCCGTCGTTCAGATGGTGGACCTGTTCCCCCACACTTGCGCGATGCCCATCATCCGGGTGCAGCGGCACTTGGGAATGGCGTTACCTACCAATATCCGCACGACTTCGAACATGCCTATGTGCCACAGAATTATTGGCCAGAAAACCTTGCCCGGACCAAACCCGTCTTTTATCGTCCAAGCCCACGCGGTTTTGAAAAACAACTGCAGGCTCGACTCGATTTTTGGAACAAACAAACAGCCACACATCAGAAAAAGCGACCATAAGGTCGCTTTTTTAACGAACGCGTTCGATCGTCACGCCAGCTTCACGGACAATCTCATTGATGACGTAGCTCGCTGCAATCAGTCCACCGACAGATGGAACAAATGCATTCGAACTCGGTGGCATCTTCGCTTTACGAATCGCAGCGGCATCGTTTCCGACGACTTGACGGACTTCTTCAATGATCTTAACGGGCGGTTCATCGGAAAAGACAACAGGAACGCCTTTATGGATACCGGCTTTCCGAAGTTTCGTCCGGATGACTTTCGCCAGAGGATCATAACTTGTATCTTTGATGTCAACGATCTTAATGCGTGTCGGATCCATCTTGTTTGCCATCCCCATGCTCGAAATGATCGGAATGTTACGTTTCTTACATTCTTGAATCAAGTGAATTTTGAACGAGACCGTGTCCGATGCATCGATGACATAATCCGGCTGCTGTTCAAAGAACGACTCGAATGTTTCTTCATTGTAGAACATCTTCAAACGAACGATTTCAAGGTCTGGATTGATTAACGTAAGACGTTCTGCCATCGCATCGACCTTCGGCTGACCGACCGTCGGAAGCAAGGCATGAATTTGTCGGTTAACGTTTGTAATATCGATATCATCCTTATCGACGAGAATCAAACGACCTACACCACTACGGGCAAGTGCTTCTGCTGAGAACGAACCAACACCGCCGATTCCCAGAATAGCGACAGACTTGGATGCCAATGCGTCAAGTCCAGTTTTACCGATTGCTAGTTCATTACGCGAAAATTGATGTAACATCTCATAACCTCACAATACTCATACTGTTTTACTCGGAATTATATCATAAAAAAAAACGTCATGCGACGTGTCAAGCAATAAAATAATAAGACGATGGGACCCGAAGTGCCGTGTCGATACCTTATTTTTGAACCTGCTGTGCAGGTGGGTGTCTTATCCGATTCCTATTCGTACGTCCTCCTGCTGTGTTACGAGGCATGTACTACTAGTTGGAACGTCAAACTCCCTATCAAAAAAGAGTGGCTCAAAGATAAAAGGCGGCTCTCGTACAATTCAGGAACCCCATCTGATGCATTTAATATAGCATCCTCCCCTCTGAAATGCAACTACTTCCCACTCCAGAAAAGGATGCTTTTTTAAGTCCAACGTTTCGTGAAGTCTTCGTTCGGATCATATCGTTGTTGCTGAAACACGGGATCGAATCGTGGTGTCCGCGTCGCATTCCCGACCCCTGCGATGAATGCCCAGTTGCCATAGTT contains:
- the recD2 gene encoding SF1B family DNA helicase RecD2, with amino-acid sequence MEHPHQVVGRVKRVLFSSEEEAHSIVLVAVKEKNFELKETELVITGTGVGIELGGTYQAFGRLVDHPRFGKQLKAELIRRSVPMTKHATIRFLTNGSFTGIGPKTAKNIVDALGEDAVDLILKDERVLNQVPGLKQKQADIILNRLATLYGVDQLMLFLAPFDVTPKLAAKIYAAYEGDAMARIRENPYSLMYEVNGIGFKTADHIAAHLGLVGLHPERVAASIMHILEQEAGEGHAFATVDSLLQRAPRLLGEDPGERLEQAIELLLAEDKVKLEEGCLYLPTIFYAEVRAAKELARVMANGAEQEVDVATILEAIGHLEEQFGMEYAAQQREAIELAVKAPLMVLTGGPGTGKTTVIKGILHALQEIHDWPLEKSRVKTGDVYPYVLVAPTGRAAKRLSEATDVPAMTIHRLLKYDGTNFQLNEDQPITGKVLIIDESSMIDIYLLSSLLRAVPNGMKILFVGDRDQLPSVGPGQVLADLMDTEGIPVVRLNVVHRQAEDSSILRLAHDLKNRTTSADLLSPLADRRFYTASPQETLRGISAFAEKALAKGYSKFDVQVLAPTYRGQVGIDELNVALQRVYNPEEPKKREVKQGTRIYRTGDKILQLVNNAEENVYNGDIGEIVNIFFAKENVDKVDKIIARFDQTEVEYNRSDWDQFTHAYAITIHKAQGSEFPIVLMPVYFTGAFKHSRNLIYTAVTRAKSSLLLFGDPRAFHKASQEEEPRRRTRLIERLGGVTKT
- a CDS encoding DUF1292 domain-containing protein, encoding MQQNEPTRYVIPDGEGNDFEFVERLRYESPRSSKTYIFLEPIGADYDEAEEVDIFVYELDEYGDGDNDFNLVPIDEDDTATWDEIEEVFNTLEDQLD
- the ruvX gene encoding Holliday junction resolvase RuvX; amino-acid sequence: MKRAMGLDVGSKTIGVAVSDLMGWTAQGVETVKWTEPDYPEAFKRLDVIMETYNVEILVIGLPKNMNGSIGPRAEASEAFAKEIEQHTGLEVVFMDERLTTMQAERMLIDADVSRKKRKQVIDKMAAVMILQSYLDRANR
- a CDS encoding VOC family protein, whose protein sequence is MARLPIAGLCELVLEVEDMDRALGFWNETLGIPIVEQWAPEDAEPSKEQSKQDGVWATWLYIGGNTRLGLWLKRDFTMEERTVKHLPVSEWDTLYDEGGVHVHCAFYVEKDEFQQALNQLREASITVKLREWDEQETSNQKEYSAYFKDTENNVIELYTKNMDEAYEDFSGPPLRVIREVGN
- a CDS encoding DUF1292 domain-containing protein produces the protein MAEEKRQYLFPDEEGGEHLFEEWYRYSSERTGKTYLFLEMIGNPDEGADDLIICEIDEYGEGEDDFELSLIDENDEQTWDELELALKERITDATE
- a CDS encoding tetratricopeptide repeat protein: MNYNEVGFRHLEAGNYELAAQAFNDAIEENPKDPTAYVNLGTLLQSMNDADRALRFYDRALMIDNTFASAYYAKGALFFAADQLVEAEESLRAALLYGLDDADLHFMLGMTYQKLGDPVRGLPRLQRASELNGVDIEISFQYGLALAQNEKLEEAVEMFEHVLMLDETHTDARYNYAIALAFLGQQEACYAELEAVLAYQPEHALARDAKAKMDALLKQAD
- the alaS gene encoding alanine--tRNA ligase; this translates as MKALKPLTGAQIRQMYLDFFQSKGHAIEPSASLVPVEDPSLLWINSGVATLKKYFDGRVIPDNPRIVNAQKSIRTNDIENVGKTARHHTFFEMLGNFSVGDYFREDAIKWGWELLTSDDWYGLDPERLSVTIHPEDDAARQIWLELGVPAERIIPLEDNFWEIGEGPSGPNTEIFFDRGPAFGDDPNDSELYPGGENERYLEIWNIVFSQYNHDGHGNYTELPRKNIDTGMGLERMACVMQDVPTNFDTDLFMPIIHKTEEISGKIYRDDSKLDVAFKVIADHIRTVSFAIGDGALPSNEGRGYVLRRLLRRAVRYAKMLGIERPFMYELVDTVGNVMVDFYPQVPEKADFIKRVIKNEEERFHETLHDGLAILNTVAQNSKANGEHVISGEDAFRLYDTYGFPLELTVEYAEDHQMSVDEEGFKQAMDAQRQRARAAREESGSMQQQSEVLSTLKDKSTFVGYTDLKADAKIIALLHDGERVTEVAAGEEAQVILDITPFYAESGGEVADTGTIEGKDFVLDVKDVQKAPNGQNLHTVIVRTGIATEAADVVANVEAAERKAVTKNHTATHLLHKALKDTLGTHVNQAGSLVSPERLRFDFSHFGAVTQEELTKIEQDVNQAIWASLPVDIEEMNIADAKAKGAMALFGEKYGETVRVVSAGTYSIELCGGIHVGNTAEIGLFKIVSESGIGAGTRRIEAVTGAGAYRVMNQHLETLEQAAAVLKTKTTEVPVRIEALQQQLRETERANESLQAKLANIEAASLKDDVEEINGVRVLAKRVDVSDMDALRGMMDELKSSLGSAIIVLGSAQGEKVNLVASVSKDLIDQGYHAGKLIKEVATRCGGGGGGRPDMAQAGGKDASKLEEALAYASQYVQSLA
- a CDS encoding IreB family regulatory phosphoprotein gives rise to the protein MSQMDQTMKFNFPEDDNKAATRDVLLTVYHALEEKGYHPINQIVGYLLSGDPAYIPRHNDARNLIRKIERDELLEELVKSYLAESGNSK